One genomic region from Sorangium aterium encodes:
- a CDS encoding TetR/AcrR family transcriptional regulator: MPKLWNETIGAHRRAVHDAILDTTAALVAEHGLASVTMSQIAEATGIGRATLYKYFADVEAILVAWHERHIAGHLKHLAAVRDQAGDAGARLEAVLEAFALIAHEHPTTELSALLHRGEHVARAQQHLRDFIRDLVAEGAKAGAFRDDVAPDELAQYCLHALTAAGSLPSKAAVRRLVAVTLAGLRPTR; this comes from the coding sequence GTGCCAAAGCTGTGGAACGAGACGATCGGGGCGCACCGCCGCGCGGTGCACGATGCGATCCTGGACACCACCGCGGCGCTGGTCGCCGAGCACGGACTGGCGTCGGTGACGATGTCGCAGATCGCCGAGGCGACCGGCATCGGGCGCGCGACGCTGTACAAGTACTTCGCCGACGTCGAGGCGATCCTGGTCGCCTGGCACGAACGGCACATCGCCGGCCACCTCAAGCACCTCGCCGCCGTCCGGGACCAGGCGGGTGACGCGGGCGCGCGGCTCGAGGCCGTGCTCGAGGCCTTCGCGCTCATCGCCCACGAGCACCCCACCACCGAGCTCTCGGCGCTCTTGCATCGCGGTGAACACGTCGCGCGCGCGCAGCAGCACCTCCGCGACTTCATCCGCGACCTGGTCGCGGAGGGCGCGAAGGCCGGTGCCTTCCGGGATGATGTCGCGCCGGACGAGCTCGCGCAGTACTGCCTCCACGCCCTGACCGCAGCCGGCAGTCTGCCGTCCAAGGCTGCCGTCCGCCGGCTTGTCGCGGTCACGCTGGCGGGGTTGCGCCCCACGCGCTGA
- a CDS encoding heavy-metal-associated domain-containing protein, with product MKETMLQVDGMSCPSCVRHIDSALRELGGGVAKVDVRLREGTVVVQHDPTSAPVDALVEAVRGAGYDVRPRAA from the coding sequence ATGAAAGAGACCATGCTTCAGGTGGACGGGATGAGCTGCCCGTCCTGTGTCCGCCACATCGACAGCGCGCTTCGCGAGCTCGGCGGCGGCGTGGCCAAGGTCGACGTGCGCCTGCGCGAGGGCACCGTCGTGGTGCAGCACGATCCGACGAGCGCGCCCGTGGACGCCCTTGTCGAGGCCGTGCGCGGGGCCGGTTACGACGTGCGCCCCCGCGCTGCCTGA
- a CDS encoding heavy metal translocating P-type ATPase — protein MSTASVSIPAPQDTGEGAICRIDLPVEGMTCAACVRRIERALLAVPGVSDAKVNLVTRTATVTFDPSAASTKTLVAAIESAGYSLPESSAAPGRPTVAPADRAAAAEESLDGERRVLSRDFVISLVLSVPLLVLGMSHGRIPGADGTIGRFVQLALATAVVVGPGRRFFRLAWVALRHRAADMNTLVALGTGAAWVYSAIAVVAPQLFPHAEHGMRPHVYFEAVGAIISFVLLGKLLETRACKRLTDAVRGLVALQPRTARRLRGDVEEEIPAADLWPGDIVRVRPGQRMPSDGEVVSGTSAIDESMLTGESLPIDKSTGAPVFGGTLNQSGQLTVRITKTGADTALAHIVEAVEQAQGSKAPIARLADTVSAIFVPVVLGIATLAFVVWVAMDPSAAGFAAAVERFVAVLVIACPCALGLATPAAVAVGTGRGAELGVLVKGGTALEAASRVDTVLVDKTGTLTAGRPQLAAVKALAEVSEDELLRLVGSAELGSEHPVAKALVEGARARNLALSAPEDFRADAGRGVVARLDGREVRIGTARYLAELGIDATPLEELAQGLARHGNTPSFVAVEGRLAGLVAVADLPTPEAKQAVAALHELGVRVAMVTGDREATARAVAQQLGIHEVFAEVRPEDKARIVREERERGRIVAMVGDGINDAPALAGAHVGIAVASGTDIAVAAADVALLRGGIAALPTALGLSRATLRTIRQNLFWAFIYNVVGIPIAAGALYPLTGSLLSPVLASAAMSLSSVSVLLSSLRLRRFRHAS, from the coding sequence ATGTCGACCGCATCCGTCTCCATTCCCGCCCCCCAGGACACCGGCGAGGGCGCCATCTGCCGCATCGATCTGCCTGTCGAGGGCATGACGTGCGCCGCCTGCGTCCGGCGCATCGAGCGGGCCTTGCTCGCGGTCCCCGGCGTCAGCGATGCGAAGGTCAACCTTGTGACCCGCACGGCCACGGTCACGTTCGACCCGTCCGCCGCGTCCACCAAGACCCTCGTCGCCGCCATCGAGAGCGCGGGCTACAGCCTCCCGGAGAGCAGCGCCGCGCCGGGCCGCCCCACCGTTGCTCCTGCCGATCGAGCAGCCGCCGCCGAGGAGAGCCTCGACGGCGAGCGGCGCGTCCTCTCGCGGGACTTCGTGATCTCGCTTGTCCTGTCCGTCCCGCTGCTCGTCCTCGGGATGTCGCACGGCCGCATCCCGGGAGCGGACGGCACGATCGGTCGGTTCGTCCAGCTCGCCCTCGCGACCGCCGTGGTCGTAGGTCCCGGCCGCAGGTTCTTCCGGCTCGCCTGGGTCGCGCTCCGGCACCGGGCGGCCGACATGAACACACTCGTTGCCCTCGGGACCGGCGCCGCGTGGGTCTACTCCGCGATCGCCGTCGTCGCCCCGCAGCTCTTCCCCCACGCCGAGCACGGGATGCGGCCGCATGTCTACTTCGAGGCCGTCGGGGCCATCATCAGCTTTGTCCTGCTCGGTAAGCTCCTCGAAACACGCGCCTGCAAGCGCCTCACCGACGCGGTGCGTGGGCTCGTCGCGCTCCAGCCCAGGACGGCGCGGCGCCTCCGCGGCGATGTGGAGGAGGAGATCCCGGCCGCGGATCTCTGGCCCGGCGACATCGTCCGCGTTCGGCCGGGACAGCGGATGCCGAGCGACGGCGAGGTCGTGTCCGGCACCTCAGCCATCGATGAGTCGATGCTCACGGGCGAGAGCCTCCCCATCGACAAGAGCACCGGAGCGCCTGTGTTCGGCGGCACGCTGAACCAGAGCGGGCAGCTCACGGTGCGGATCACGAAGACCGGTGCCGACACCGCGCTCGCCCACATCGTCGAGGCGGTCGAGCAGGCGCAGGGCTCGAAGGCGCCGATCGCGCGCCTCGCCGATACCGTAAGCGCCATCTTCGTCCCAGTGGTCCTCGGTATCGCCACGCTCGCGTTCGTCGTCTGGGTCGCGATGGATCCGAGCGCGGCGGGGTTCGCTGCCGCGGTAGAGCGGTTCGTCGCCGTCCTCGTGATCGCCTGCCCCTGCGCCCTGGGCCTTGCAACGCCCGCCGCCGTGGCTGTGGGCACCGGCCGCGGCGCCGAGCTCGGCGTGCTCGTGAAGGGCGGCACGGCGCTCGAGGCCGCGAGCCGCGTCGACACCGTCCTCGTCGACAAGACGGGCACGCTCACGGCGGGGCGGCCGCAGCTCGCGGCCGTGAAGGCGCTGGCCGAGGTCTCGGAGGACGAGCTCCTGCGCCTCGTCGGGTCAGCAGAGCTCGGCAGCGAGCATCCCGTCGCGAAGGCGCTGGTCGAGGGTGCGCGCGCACGCAACCTCGCGCTCTCGGCGCCCGAGGACTTCCGCGCCGATGCCGGGCGCGGCGTGGTCGCCCGCCTCGACGGGCGGGAAGTGCGCATCGGCACGGCCCGGTACCTCGCCGAGCTCGGGATCGACGCCACGCCGCTCGAGGAGCTCGCCCAGGGCCTCGCCCGGCACGGAAACACCCCGTCGTTCGTCGCCGTCGAGGGCCGCCTCGCCGGTCTGGTCGCGGTCGCCGACCTGCCGACCCCAGAAGCCAAGCAGGCCGTCGCCGCGCTGCACGAGCTCGGCGTGCGCGTCGCCATGGTGACAGGGGACCGCGAGGCGACAGCGCGCGCGGTGGCGCAACAGCTGGGGATTCACGAGGTCTTCGCCGAGGTCCGCCCCGAGGACAAGGCGCGCATCGTGCGCGAGGAGCGGGAGCGCGGGCGCATCGTCGCCATGGTCGGCGACGGCATCAACGACGCGCCAGCCCTCGCCGGCGCCCACGTGGGGATCGCGGTCGCGAGCGGCACTGACATCGCGGTCGCTGCGGCCGACGTGGCGCTGCTCCGTGGCGGCATCGCCGCCCTGCCCACGGCGCTCGGGCTCTCGCGCGCGACGCTGCGGACCATCCGCCAGAACCTCTTCTGGGCGT